A single region of the Tachyglossus aculeatus isolate mTacAcu1 chromosome X1, mTacAcu1.pri, whole genome shotgun sequence genome encodes:
- the DPY30 gene encoding protein dpy-30 homolog produces MEPEQLLEGQTQVSENPHSEFGLTENVERIVENEKINAEKTSKQKVDLQSLPTRAYLDQTVVPILLQGLAVLAKERPPNPIEFLASYLLKNKSQFEDRN; encoded by the exons ATGGAGCCTGAGCAACTGTTGGAGGGGCAGACGCAG GTTTCGGAAAATCCTCATTCGGAATTCGGCCTCACGGAAAACGTCGAG CGGATAGTAGAAAATGAGAAGATTAACGCGGAGAAGACGTCAAAGCAGAAGGTGGACCTTCAGTCACTGCCCACGCGGGCCTATCTGGATCAGACCGTTGTACCGATCTTATTACAGGGACTTGCCGTGCTTGCAAAGGAGAG ACCTCCCAATCCCATTGAATTTCTAGCATCGTACCTTTTAAAAAACAAGTCACAGTTTGAAGATCGAAACTAG